Proteins encoded by one window of Aphis gossypii isolate Hap1 chromosome X, ASM2018417v2, whole genome shotgun sequence:
- the LOC126551765 gene encoding uncharacterized protein LOC126551765 has product MPKRRCTFTVSLQSEFSFLKKCEEIGKVFCTVYKAVFSIEHGGRSDIKQHMEKKKHTSALSSASKSDKVTSYFIKQGPAGLTSEGLKIAAEEGMFAFHTIVHNHSFRSMDCTTTLIKKLHEKKFSCARTKCESIILNVLAPFAMDQILDELKAVNFATVMIDTSNHKNLKIVPILIRYFDEDILFDEYNHVVNVINENLKEWQNKYVCVEERWCAIYKILNSKSILINHFWKIVEYSLAMPGTNAAIERVFSITNVLWTDEKNRFLVPTIKSIIILKNHFKKYSCNDFYDFLLTQPKLLNAISSSQKYSNDAIVNKEHGEQSTSTQ; this is encoded by the exons atgccaaaGAGGAGATGCACGTTCACTGTATCTTTACAGTCTGAATTTTCTTTcctaaaaaaatgtgaagaaATTGGAAAAGTATTTTGTACGGTGTACAAGGCAGTATTTTCAATCGAACATGGAGGTCGCTCAGATATCAAACAGCATATGGAAAAGAAAAAGCATACGTCGGCCTTATCTAGTGCTTCAAAAAGTGACAAGGTAacctcatattttattaaacaaggGCCAGCTGGCTTAACTAGTGAAGGATTAAAAATTGCAGCAGAAGAGGGAATGTTTGCATTTCACACTATAGTACATAACCATTCTTTTAGGTCAATGGATTGCACtactactttaataaaaaagttacatgaaaaaaagttttcttgTGCGCGTACCAAGTgtgaatcaattattttgaatgtattgGCACCTTTTGCAATGGATCAAATATTAGACGAACTAAAAGCTGTTAATTTTGCGACGGTTATGATTGACACTTCAAatcataagaatttaaaaattgtcccCATTCTTATTCGATATTTC GATGAAGATATTCTTTTTGATGAATATAACCATGtagttaatgttataaatgaaaatttaaaagaatggCAGAATAAGTATGTTTGTGTTGAAGAAAGATGGTgtgctatttataaaattttaaacagtaaaagtatattgataaatcatttttggaaaattgtaGAATATTCTCTAGCAATGCCTGGAACAAATGCTGCAATTGAAAGAGTATTTTCTATCACTAATGTATTATGGACGGACGAAAAAAATCGCTTTCTTGTTCCTACCatcaaatcaattataattttgaaaaatcatttcaaaaaatattcgtgtaatgatttttatgattttttgctAACACAACCAAAACTGTTAAACGCAATCAGTTCATCGCAAAAGTACAGTAACGACGCAATAGTTAATAAAGAACATGGTGAGCAATCGACATCGACCCAATAA